One window of Microcoleus vaginatus PCC 9802 genomic DNA carries:
- a CDS encoding (2Fe-2S)-binding protein, translating to MANIKFVKENQEVIAADGANLRLKALENRIDLYTFSGKLMNCGGIGQCGTCIVEIVEGSENLSPRTDFENRKLKKKPENYRLACQAMVNGQVSVKTKP from the coding sequence ATGGCCAATATCAAGTTTGTGAAGGAAAATCAGGAAGTCATCGCAGCAGACGGGGCCAATTTGAGGCTCAAAGCTCTAGAAAATCGCATCGACTTGTACACATTTTCGGGAAAGCTCATGAATTGCGGGGGCATAGGTCAATGTGGCACCTGCATTGTGGAAATTGTCGAGGGAAGTGAAAATCTGTCGCCCCGCACTGACTTTGAAAACCGCAAGCTCAAGAAAAAGCCCGAAAACTATCGGTTGGCTTGTCAAGCTATGGTCAATGGCCAGGTCAGCGTGAAGACTAAACCGTGA
- a CDS encoding photosystem II reaction center protein M, with translation MEVNDLGFVATILFVLVPSVFLIILYIQTASRQSRKD, from the coding sequence ATGGAAGTTAACGATTTAGGGTTTGTGGCAACCATTCTGTTTGTATTGGTTCCCAGCGTTTTTCTAATCATTCTGTACATTCAAACGGCTAGCCGTCAAAGCAGAAAAGATTAG